The genomic segment GCTCAACTATTAAAGCAAACAGCGGGTTACAGATCTTTTTGGGAGAAAGTGGGTGGCTCTTAGAAGAGCCTTTGTGTTTGGGGGGCAGAGAATGGGGATTACTTGGCGCTGGTGTACTTGGTGACAGCCTTGGTGCCCTCGGACACGGCGTGCTTGGCCAGTTCCCCAGGCAGCAGCAGTCGGACCGCGGTCTGGATCTCCCGGGAGGTGATGGTGGAGCGCTTGTTATAATGAGCCAGGCGGGAGGCTTCCCCTGCGATGCGCTCAAACACATCGTTGACAAAGGAGTTCATGATGCTCATGGCCTTGGACGAGATGCCGGTATCGGGGTGCACCTGCTTCAGCACCTTGTACACGTAAATGGCGTAACTCTCCTTCCTTGTCTTCCTGCGCTTCTTCCCGTCTTTCTTCTGAGTCTTGGTCACCGCTTTCTTGGAACCTTTCTTTGCAGCTGGAGCGGACTTGGCTGGTTCAGGCATAATTGTACTGCTTATCTCTCACACACTACAAAACTGTTTCCTTCTCCTCCCGGGCTCCTGCTTTTATAGCCTTCCCATGCAAATAAGGCAGTCCGATATTTTATAATCTTACTGGTCGGTTGTATCACATGGTATAAAATCCTCCCATCTCCAGATTCTGACAGCTAAGGATTGGTGTTCCTGAAACCGTCTGTGTGATTGGCTGCATCTATACTCACCCAATTAAAAATGGAGGTATTAATTTAGGGGAATTCATTGGTGCTTTCTAAATCTATACTGTGATTGGCTGGATCAGAACTCATCCAGTTAAAGAAGAGAGGTGTGTCTTGCGCTGCCTAAAAATATCAGTACGTGGGAGGCCAGTAGACTTCTTTCcaaatttttatttctgttcGTGTTTGAGACATAGCTACAATCATGTCAGGAAGAGGCAAACAAGGCGGCAAGACCCGCGCTAAGGCAAAGACTCGCTCATCTCGGGCCGGGCTGCAGTTCCCAGTTGGCCGTGTTCACAGGCTCTTGAGGAAGGGTAATTATGCCGAGCGGGTGGGAGCCGGAGCTCCAGTCTATCTAGCCGCAGTGCTCGAGTACCTGACCGCTGAGATCCTGGAGTTGGCCGGCAACGCTGCCCGAGATAACAAGAAGACCCGCATCATCCCCAGGCACCTGCAGCTCGCTGTGCGCAACGATGAGGAGCTCAACAAACTGCTCGGAGGAGTTACTATCGCTCAGGGCGGGGTCCTGCCCAACATCCAGTCCGTGCTGCTGCCCAAGAAAACCGAGAGCTCCAAGTCGGCCAAGAGCAAGTGAAGTGCCCGCTCCCAGCGCCCCCATCAGGTAACAACacaggctcttttcagagccgcCCACATCGGCTAAACAGAGCTCACGTGACACGCAGGGAGAGGGAGGAAAGATTTGTAATAAGAGAATGAATAACGTGAGGCTGTTTATACAATTTGGTTTTTCGTTCTGGAAACTATTGTAATAGGTGTAAATCCCGACACGTGTTATACACATCAAGCACATTCTACACAGTAATAAAGAGTCAGACTTCTGGTTGAGGTGCCGATAGgagttatttttgtttctttaggtGGTTCGAGACTTCCTGAAAGACAAATTCCCATTAAATCGGAACAGACAAAGCCTAATTCATTACTGTCAATACACGCGGCAATAGATCGGTGTTTTCATTATCGTGGCGGTCTAGCGGAAAATCGTTTTGACACGTTTTAAACAGAAGTATTCTGGCAATTTCTAAACCGGAAGAGATTCGCCTGGGTTATAACGTTAAGGCGGGTCTGTAATGAACAAGTCACAGGGAGAATAAGTGCTGGGATTTTGCGCATGTAAAATTGCTTTTAGTCCTCAATGACAATAGAAAGCGAGTTTCACACAGGTAACGCCGCTCATTGATGTATTTATACCAATATGGTGTATGAGAGCGGAATCAAAGAACTCCCTGAATTTAGCTCAGGAAAAGACTTGCGTTGCGGATAGTTTAGTGCGAAGTGGATCATCTTCATAACAGAGATTAGTACAGAAAGATAACGGAAGAGAACTCCAGTTTATCCAGGACAAAAAAACCTAAACGGGTTTACCAGTGTATTTTAACTATTACAAACAGAACAAGCAGTAACAGccgagagagtgagtgtgtgggcggctctgaaaagagcctttgggtATAAGATTAGTGGGAAGGAAGAGGTTTATCCGCCGAAGCCGTATAGAGTGCGGCCCTGGCGCTTGAGAGCGTACACCACATCCATGGCGGTAACGGTCTTCCTCTTGGCGTGCTCGGTGTAGGTGACGGCGTCCCGGATGACATTCTCCAGGAAAACCTTGAGGACCCCACGAGTCTCCTCATAGATGAGGCCAGAGATGCGCTTGACTCCCCCTCTCCGTGCCAGGCGGCGGATGGCGGGCTTGGTGATGCCCTGGATGTTGTCCCTGAGCACCTTCCTGTGCCGCTTGGCGCCTCCTTTCCCCAGTCCTTTTCCTCCTTTGCCGCGACCAGACATTTTCTCTTGAGCTCCTGAAACACAATGTAACGTATCAGGGCCGCTCCACCTCTTTATATACAGCTGGAGAGGACCTGACAGCGAACTCAATGTGTATGGGCGGAGTCGACCAATGGTGTGTTAGACACGTAATTACTTTCACAGTTCTGATTGGCTGGGCAACAGGGACTTCTTCCTTACATACAACAGGAGAGTACCTGAGAGGGAATTACATCAGTTGTTTTTATCATATATTTCATTCTTATTTGAGGCTTCAGTGTCCTGCTCAAACCCATCAGTTtatggtatatataaatatacaattcaCACGTTCTATTTCTGCTGGTGGCGCGGCGTAATGTCCGGTATCGGCTTTAGGACCTGCACAGACCGGAAGTCACGTGCAGCCGCCAGGGTCTTGATTCTGCCACACGAGGGCGCTGCTGTATTACAATTCCTGCTCTGCCCCAGCGAGACTAAGAGGAGAATATTTACACGGTCTCCTGGGTTAATTATGGTGGGATGGGGGGGGAGTGTCCTGTATATTTGTGTAATGTTGTTCTGAGCTAACAAGTGGGGAATTGTATCTGACCAATAGTTGGAGTTGGTTGTGCTGTGAGGAGCTCAGATTTAGTTGCTTCTCATTCTCCCACATTTACGCTCCTCTCTGTGGTTTATACGTGAAATcgattaacccccccccccctcgtgCCCACACTTGGACCAGCCCTTTATTTTCCATATAAAACTGCTCACAGATTCAGAACATGAGAGCACAGATATactcatttattgttactttttattcctcatctttctattcaggcctctcctattcatattccagtctcttattcaaatcaatgcatggttgctagagggatttggaccctagcaacaagatggctgaaattgcaaactggagagctgctgaataaaaagctaaataagtaaaaaaaacagtgactAATAATGAGTTTATTTAGAGTTAACATTAGCAcaagttttatttcatttcagtAAGTGGCGCAGGGAGAACATACAGTGCAGAAGTGTAAAACCCCAGTGTTATATCACTATACTGCCCTGCACTGTGTACACTGAGATGAAGTCAAAAGCAGTTGCGTgcttgtttaactacaactctcagcttcCAGTATTACAGATACAAACCAACCACCAATGTTTCAGTGTTTCACATGTTTAATTAACCCTTGGTCTTCCTTCAGCCACACATCCCTTCTACACCATAACCATAACAATTACACTTTACCAGAAATCTGCCTGACATGAGTAATGTGGAGTTCATTATACCTGTGTCTTTTGATTTCTATTTCTGGGTATGAAAAATAACCTGTGTAAATAGTTATTAATGGAAATGGATCTTACTATCGTAAACAacgttcagttttaaaggagacatataaaataaatgaaaaaaataaccctaattttgtaggcaattataagtaatatatggtgttgcttttacatggggctaaacattaatattatctttaaaaatagcccctttattggagttccctatagatgttctctggtccctgtctgtgtttcacatgaggggtgggcgtgtcctaacagtccctgccagaagcacagtaggagggggacagccaatcacagccctgcagtcacacaagcacagacaggcttcagttccctatcaggtcctgctagctgctgattgattcctgtcctacagtgcagtgagctgagtgcacagcctgggaattcagggagcagcaagtggaagagaagggagggattattagggtttttgcagaaatattcaataaatcagcctgaaacactacttatttaagcacaattcttctatatctaaatgagtataacgcactggtacgttcttgTTTTTtgacacaaaatgtctcctttgaactcaaaggtaaacaacccctttaaaagaaagctTACTTTTATttaggtattggatccgttatccagaaaaatccaaattacagaatggcaacCCCATTGACtcacttttatcc from the Xenopus laevis strain J_2021 chromosome 9_10L, Xenopus_laevis_v10.1, whole genome shotgun sequence genome contains:
- the LOC108703797 gene encoding histone H2B 1.1-like, which produces MPEPAKSAPAAKKGSKKAVTKTQKKDGKKRRKTRKESYAIYVYKVLKQVHPDTGISSKAMSIMNSFVNDVFERIAGEASRLAHYNKRSTITSREIQTAVRLLLPGELAKHAVSEGTKAVTKYTSAK
- the LOC108703792 gene encoding histone H2A type 1-like, giving the protein MSGRGKQGGKTRAKAKTRSSRAGLQFPVGRVHRLLRKGNYAERVGAGAPVYLAAVLEYLTAEILELAGNAARDNKKTRIIPRHLQLAVRNDEELNKLLGGVTIAQGGVLPNIQSVLLPKKTESSKSAKSK